One segment of Pseudomonas sp. FP2196 DNA contains the following:
- a CDS encoding methyl-accepting chemotaxis protein, which produces MSIRSLNIAPRAGLGFGLLALMVFALGAFALLQMSNMRAQSDEVDNNWLPSVMAVGEMSQDMLRLRALTMRLLLNRDAQALQQNVAKLNELRGALSEAQQRYDVLIVLPEERRLFDRFKVAEHQYLELQAQVMQLSAQNRVEEAAAILNGEMSPLADEIAVTLRELVELNKHNANLATEAARLVFTNSRVWVGVMIGITALVTIGLALLLTRSIVLPLAQSLGVAQGVAGGDLTGDINICGKDEPARLLQALKSMQHNLRDTIRQISESSSQLASASEELSCVTEDATRGLHQQSLEIEQAATAVNQMTAAVEEVASNAVATSEASRESDRIAQHGREQVRQTVTSIESLAEDVTANATQVEDLAQKVHGISKVLDVIRSIAEQTNLLALNAAIEAARAGDAGRGFAVVADEVRALAHRTQQSTQEIEQMIGGIQQGTDSAVGSMQRSNVRARSTLELAKAAGTALEEIASAFTLINERNLVIASASEEQAAVAREVDRNLMNIRDLAMQTSAGANQTSAASQELSRLAVDLNNMVAKFSV; this is translated from the coding sequence ATGAGTATCCGTAGTCTCAATATTGCCCCGCGTGCGGGCCTGGGTTTTGGCTTGTTGGCCCTGATGGTGTTTGCCCTTGGGGCGTTCGCCCTGCTGCAAATGTCGAACATGCGTGCCCAGTCCGACGAGGTCGACAACAACTGGCTGCCCAGCGTGATGGCGGTCGGCGAAATGAGTCAGGACATGCTGCGTCTGCGTGCGTTAACCATGCGGCTGTTGCTCAACCGCGATGCGCAGGCACTGCAGCAGAATGTCGCCAAGCTCAATGAACTGCGGGGTGCGCTCAGTGAGGCTCAGCAGCGTTACGACGTGTTGATCGTGCTGCCTGAGGAGCGCCGACTGTTTGATCGCTTCAAGGTCGCCGAGCACCAATATCTGGAGCTTCAGGCGCAGGTCATGCAGTTGTCTGCCCAGAATCGGGTGGAGGAGGCGGCGGCCATCCTCAATGGCGAGATGAGCCCCTTGGCCGACGAGATTGCGGTCACCCTGCGTGAACTGGTCGAACTGAACAAGCACAATGCCAATCTCGCCACCGAGGCCGCGCGGCTGGTCTTCACCAATTCGCGGGTGTGGGTCGGTGTAATGATTGGCATAACGGCGCTTGTCACAATCGGCCTGGCGCTGCTGCTGACTCGCAGCATCGTGCTGCCGTTGGCGCAATCCTTGGGCGTGGCGCAAGGGGTGGCGGGCGGTGATCTGACTGGCGATATCAACATCTGCGGAAAGGATGAGCCGGCGCGTCTGCTGCAGGCGCTGAAAAGCATGCAGCACAATTTGCGCGATACGATTCGACAGATTTCCGAGTCTTCCAGCCAATTGGCCTCGGCTTCTGAAGAGCTGAGTTGCGTCACCGAAGACGCCACGCGCGGTTTACATCAGCAGAGCCTGGAGATCGAGCAGGCGGCCACGGCGGTCAATCAGATGACCGCTGCGGTGGAGGAGGTGGCCAGCAACGCTGTGGCGACCTCCGAGGCCTCGCGTGAATCCGATCGTATCGCCCAGCATGGTCGTGAGCAGGTGCGGCAGACCGTGACTTCAATCGAATCCCTCGCCGAGGACGTTACGGCCAATGCAACGCAAGTCGAAGACCTTGCACAAAAGGTTCATGGCATCAGTAAGGTTTTGGATGTGATTCGTTCGATTGCCGAGCAAACCAACCTGCTGGCGCTGAACGCGGCGATTGAAGCGGCCCGGGCCGGTGATGCCGGGCGTGGGTTTGCAGTGGTGGCGGATGAGGTGCGGGCATTGGCGCATCGTACTCAGCAGTCGACGCAAGAAATCGAGCAAATGATTGGCGGCATTCAGCAGGGCACCGATTCGGCGGTCGGTTCGATGCAGCGAAGCAATGTACGGGCGCGTTCGACGCTCGAATTGGCAAAGGCAGCCGGGACTGCGCTGGAGGAAATCGCCTCGGCGTTCACCTTGATCAATGAGCGCAATCTGGTGATCGCCAGCGCCTCGGAAGAGCAGGCGGCGGTGGCGCGTGAGGTGGATCGCAATTTGATGAATATTCGTGATCTGGCGATGCAGACGTCGGCGGGGGCCAATCAGACCAGTGCGGCGAGCCAGGAGTTGTCGCGGTTGGCGGTGGATTTGAACAACATGGTGGCTAAGTTTTCAGTTTGA
- the htpG gene encoding molecular chaperone HtpG, which translates to MSVETQKETLGFQTEVKQLLHLMIHSLYSNKEIFLRELISNASDAVDKLRFEALAKPDLLEGGADLKIRVSFDKDAKTVTLEDNGIGMNRDDVITHLGTIAKSGTADFMKNLSGDQKKDSHLIGQFGVGFYSAFIVADQVDVYSRRAGTPASEGVHWSSKGEGEFEVATIEKPERGTRIVLHLKAAEDEFADGWRLRNIIKKYSDHIALPIELPKEVTAAEGEEQPAQEWETVNRASALWTRPRTEVKDEEYQEFYKHIAHDFENPLAWSHNKVEGKLEYSSLLYVPARAPFDLYQREAPKGLKLYVQRVFVMDQAESFLPLYLRFIKGVVDSNDLSLNVSREILQKDPIIDSMKSALTKRVLDMLEKLAKNEPEQYKGFWKNFGQVMKEGPAEDFANKEKIAGLLRFASTNGDDGEQIVGLADYLARAKEGQDKIYYLTGETYAQVKNSPHLEVFRKKGIEVLLLTDRIDEWLMSYLSDFDGKSFVDVARGDLDLGNLDSEEDKKAAEEVAKSKEGLVERLKTALGDSVAEVRVSHRLTDSPAILAIGEQDLGLQMRQILEASGQKVPDSKPIFEFNPAHPLIEKLDGERSEERFGDLSHILFDQAALAAGDSLKDPAAYVRRLNKLLVELSV; encoded by the coding sequence CGCCTCTGACGCTGTAGACAAGCTGCGCTTCGAAGCTCTGGCCAAGCCAGATTTGCTCGAAGGTGGCGCCGATCTGAAAATCCGTGTGAGCTTCGACAAGGACGCCAAGACCGTCACCCTCGAAGACAACGGTATCGGCATGAACCGTGACGATGTGATCACCCACTTGGGGACCATCGCCAAATCGGGCACCGCCGATTTCATGAAAAACCTGTCCGGCGATCAGAAGAAGGATTCGCACCTGATCGGTCAGTTCGGCGTAGGTTTCTACTCGGCCTTCATCGTTGCCGACCAGGTTGACGTTTACAGCCGTCGCGCCGGCACTCCTGCCAGCGAAGGCGTGCACTGGTCGTCGAAAGGCGAGGGCGAATTCGAAGTCGCCACGATCGAAAAACCTGAGCGCGGTACTCGCATCGTCCTGCACCTGAAAGCGGCGGAAGACGAGTTCGCCGATGGCTGGCGCCTGCGCAATATCATCAAAAAGTATTCCGACCATATCGCCCTGCCGATCGAGCTGCCGAAAGAAGTCACCGCAGCCGAAGGTGAAGAGCAGCCTGCGCAGGAATGGGAAACCGTCAACCGCGCCAGTGCCTTGTGGACCCGTCCGCGCACTGAAGTGAAGGACGAGGAATACCAGGAATTCTACAAACACATTGCTCACGACTTTGAGAACCCGCTGGCCTGGAGCCACAACAAAGTCGAAGGCAAGCTCGAATACAGCTCGCTGCTGTACGTGCCGGCCCGCGCACCGTTCGACCTGTACCAGCGTGAAGCGCCGAAAGGCCTGAAGCTGTACGTGCAGCGCGTGTTCGTCATGGATCAGGCCGAGTCGTTCCTGCCGCTGTACCTGCGCTTCATCAAAGGCGTGGTCGATTCCAACGACCTGTCGCTGAACGTGTCGCGGGAAATCCTGCAAAAAGACCCGATCATCGACTCTATGAAGTCGGCGCTGACCAAGCGTGTACTCGACATGCTGGAAAAACTGGCGAAGAACGAGCCTGAACAATACAAAGGCTTCTGGAAGAACTTCGGTCAGGTCATGAAAGAAGGCCCGGCTGAAGACTTCGCCAACAAGGAAAAAATCGCCGGTCTGCTGCGTTTCGCATCGACCAATGGCGACGACGGCGAGCAGATCGTTGGTCTGGCCGACTACCTGGCACGCGCCAAGGAAGGTCAGGACAAGATCTACTACCTCACCGGCGAAACCTACGCGCAGGTCAAGAACAGTCCGCACCTGGAAGTCTTCCGCAAGAAAGGCATCGAGGTGCTGCTGCTGACCGACCGCATCGACGAGTGGCTGATGAGCTACCTCAGCGACTTCGACGGCAAGAGCTTCGTCGACGTGGCACGCGGTGACCTCGATCTGGGCAACCTGGACTCGGAAGAGGACAAGAAAGCCGCGGAAGAAGTTGCCAAGTCCAAAGAAGGTCTGGTCGAGCGTCTGAAAACTGCGCTGGGCGATTCCGTGGCTGAAGTCCGCGTCTCTCATCGTCTGACCGATTCGCCAGCCATCCTGGCCATCGGCGAGCAGGATCTGGGTCTGCAAATGCGTCAGATCCTCGAAGCGAGCGGGCAGAAAGTGCCGGATTCGAAGCCGATCTTCGAGTTCAACCCGGCTCACCCGCTGATCGAGAAGCTCGACGGCGAGCGGAGCGAAGAGCGTTTCGGCGACCTGTCCCACATCCTCTTCGACCAGGCAGCGTTGGCTGCTGGTGACAGCTTGAAGGATCCGGCCGCTTACGTGCGCCGTCTGAACAAGCTGCTGGTTGAACTGTCGGTTTAA
- a CDS encoding pirin family protein: MDTQPLIIRPRAEDVEGQPILRPLPSAKCRSVGPFVFFDHMLETVYPTGKGMNIRQHPHIGLSTLTYLFEGQLLHKDSLGSDQVVSAGDVSWMTAGSAIAHVERTPEPLWDQSFTMHGLQIWLASPKDHEQGPGHYSHHPAATLPVSDNLGVQIRMIAGSGFCLESPVPVLSPTLYAEVKMQTATTLLIPTEHEERALYVLSGEAQLNGEAVEPHALVVLPAGEEMSLFAESDVHAVVFGGAPLDGPRRINWNFVASDPVAIDEARRKWAAGEWPTVPGEVERIELP; encoded by the coding sequence ATGGACACTCAACCTCTGATCATCCGCCCGCGCGCCGAAGACGTCGAAGGCCAGCCGATTTTACGTCCGCTGCCGTCAGCCAAATGCCGCAGCGTCGGGCCTTTCGTTTTTTTTGATCACATGCTTGAGACGGTTTATCCGACGGGCAAAGGCATGAACATCCGACAGCATCCGCACATCGGTCTGTCGACCCTCACCTATTTGTTCGAAGGCCAACTCCTGCACAAGGACAGCCTCGGCTCCGATCAAGTGGTCAGCGCCGGTGATGTCAGCTGGATGACCGCCGGCAGCGCGATTGCTCATGTTGAACGCACGCCCGAACCGCTATGGGATCAAAGCTTCACGATGCACGGCTTGCAGATCTGGCTGGCTTCGCCCAAGGATCACGAACAAGGCCCCGGCCATTACAGCCATCACCCGGCGGCGACCTTGCCGGTCAGCGATAACCTCGGTGTACAGATTCGGATGATTGCCGGCTCAGGCTTTTGCCTGGAATCGCCGGTGCCGGTGCTTTCTCCTACGTTGTACGCCGAAGTGAAGATGCAGACAGCGACCACGCTGCTGATACCGACCGAGCATGAAGAGCGTGCGTTGTATGTACTGAGCGGTGAGGCGCAGTTGAATGGCGAAGCGGTCGAGCCGCATGCGTTGGTGGTGTTGCCAGCCGGGGAAGAGATGAGTTTGTTTGCCGAGAGCGATGTTCACGCCGTTGTGTTCGGCGGCGCCCCACTGGATGGGCCTCGGCGGATCAACTGGAATTTTGTCGCGAGCGATCCGGTGGCGATTGATGAGGCGCGGCGCAAATGGGCGGCCGGGGAATGGCCGACGGTGCCGGGGGAAGTTGAGCGGATTGAATTGCCTTAG
- a CDS encoding DUF3108 domain-containing protein — protein MRRALLFACALLALPFAQAADLQPFSASYTADWKQLPMSGTAERSLTKEANGVWKLSFKASMMIASLSEESTLTLDKDTLLPQSYHFERGGLGKAKKADLDFDWNSKMVTGTDRGDAVKIPLNRGMVDKSTYQLALQHDVAAGKKTMSYQVVDDGEVDTYDFRVLGSEKVETKAGKIDAIKVERVRDPTQSKRITVLWFAKDWDYLLVRLQQVETDGKEYNIMLQDGTVNGKTVKGS, from the coding sequence ATGCGTCGCGCCCTGCTCTTCGCTTGCGCACTGCTCGCCCTGCCTTTCGCACAGGCGGCAGACCTTCAACCGTTCTCCGCCAGCTACACCGCCGACTGGAAGCAGCTGCCCATGAGCGGCACCGCCGAACGCAGCCTGACCAAGGAAGCCAACGGTGTCTGGAAACTCAGCTTCAAGGCCTCGATGATGATCGCCAGCCTGAGTGAAGAAAGCACCCTGACGTTGGACAAGGACACCTTGTTGCCACAGTCCTACCACTTTGAACGTGGCGGTCTGGGCAAGGCCAAGAAGGCTGATCTGGATTTCGACTGGAACAGCAAAATGGTCACCGGTACCGACCGTGGCGACGCGGTGAAGATCCCGCTGAACCGCGGCATGGTCGACAAATCCACTTACCAGTTGGCACTGCAGCATGACGTCGCCGCTGGCAAGAAGACCATGAGCTACCAAGTGGTCGATGACGGCGAAGTAGACACCTACGACTTCCGCGTACTGGGCTCGGAAAAAGTCGAGACCAAGGCCGGCAAGATCGATGCGATCAAGGTCGAGCGCGTGCGCGACCCGACACAAAGCAAGCGCATCACCGTCCTGTGGTTCGCCAAGGATTGGGATTACCTGCTGGTTCGCCTGCAACAGGTTGAAACCGACGGCAAGGAGTACAACATCATGCTCCAGGACGGCACGGTCAACGGCAAAACCGTTAAAGGCAGCTGA
- the purN gene encoding phosphoribosylglycinamide formyltransferase: MSATCDVVVLLSGTGSNLQALIDSTRTGDSPVRIAAVISNRADAYGLQRASDAGIATRSLDHKAFEGREAFDAALIELIDEFNPKLVVLAGFMRILSADFVRHYQGRLLNIHPSLLPKYKGLHTHQRALEAGDTEHGCSVHFVTEELDGGPLVVQAVLPVELHDTPQTLAQRVHVQEHLIYPLAVRWFAEGRLALGEQGASLDGQLLAASGHLIRN; the protein is encoded by the coding sequence ATGTCCGCAACCTGTGATGTCGTGGTGCTGTTGTCCGGCACCGGCAGTAACTTGCAGGCCCTGATCGACAGCACGCGGACCGGCGACAGCCCGGTCCGCATCGCTGCGGTGATTTCCAACCGCGCCGACGCCTACGGCCTGCAACGCGCCAGTGACGCGGGTATCGCCACCCGCTCACTGGATCACAAGGCATTTGAAGGCCGCGAGGCCTTCGATGCTGCTCTGATCGAACTGATCGACGAATTCAATCCCAAGCTCGTGGTGCTGGCCGGATTCATGCGCATTCTCAGCGCTGACTTCGTTCGCCACTATCAGGGTCGCCTGCTCAACATCCATCCGTCGCTGCTGCCCAAATACAAAGGGTTACACACTCATCAGCGCGCACTGGAGGCCGGCGACACCGAGCACGGCTGCTCTGTACACTTCGTCACCGAGGAACTCGATGGCGGGCCACTGGTCGTACAGGCAGTATTACCGGTAGAGTTGCACGACACGCCGCAGACTCTTGCGCAGCGAGTGCATGTTCAGGAACACCTGATCTACCCGCTGGCCGTACGCTGGTTTGCCGAAGGGCGACTGGCACTCGGTGAGCAAGGTGCTTCACTGGACGGCCAGTTACTCGCGGCCAGCGGCCACTTGATTCGAAACTAG
- a CDS encoding OsmC family protein, with translation MTVTVNTVSAEGFRHTVQIDDHELFADVPVAAGGEGTAPEPHDYFDAALGACKALTLKMYAKKKDIPLTGVGVEVKRDNSQEQKGKYALHVTLTLKGVLTDAQREELLRVADRCPIHKLMTTSEVSIETHAPQGFDSQ, from the coding sequence ATGACCGTTACCGTCAATACCGTCTCCGCTGAAGGTTTTCGTCACACCGTACAAATCGATGACCACGAACTATTTGCCGATGTGCCGGTTGCAGCCGGCGGCGAAGGCACCGCGCCAGAGCCGCACGATTACTTCGACGCGGCGCTAGGTGCATGCAAGGCCCTGACCCTGAAGATGTACGCGAAGAAAAAAGACATCCCGCTGACCGGCGTGGGTGTTGAAGTGAAACGCGACAACAGCCAGGAGCAGAAAGGCAAATACGCCCTGCACGTCACCCTCACTCTCAAAGGCGTGCTCACCGACGCCCAGCGTGAGGAATTGCTGCGCGTCGCCGACCGTTGCCCCATTCACAAGCTGATGACCACCAGCGAAGTCAGCATCGAAACCCACGCGCCACAAGGCTTTGACAGCCAATAA
- a CDS encoding dienelactone hydrolase family protein, with product MSQVTVRSVVYQIDGQPYEGRLAFDAEHKGARPGLLMAPNWMGVSAGAEEIAKSVAAKGYVVLIADVYGQAVRPQNADQAGAAMMPLKDDRALLRKRMQAAFEQLQKQGEAAVDLSKLAVFGFCFGGCCALDLARTGAPVKAAVSFHGTLDSPNPADAKNIKGSVLVLHGASDPLVPKEQLPAFEDEMNAANVDWQLLSYGGAVHSFTDPHANVPGKMMYDAKTAARAFKSMHDLLDEVFKG from the coding sequence ATGAGCCAAGTCACTGTGCGTTCCGTGGTCTATCAGATTGATGGCCAACCTTATGAAGGTCGTTTGGCGTTCGACGCCGAGCACAAGGGCGCGCGTCCGGGTTTGCTGATGGCGCCGAACTGGATGGGTGTCAGCGCTGGCGCCGAAGAGATCGCAAAGTCGGTGGCCGCCAAGGGCTACGTAGTATTGATCGCCGACGTCTACGGCCAGGCCGTACGTCCGCAAAACGCGGATCAGGCCGGTGCGGCGATGATGCCGTTGAAGGATGATCGTGCACTGTTGCGCAAGCGCATGCAGGCAGCATTCGAACAGTTGCAGAAGCAGGGGGAGGCGGCGGTCGATCTCTCGAAACTGGCGGTCTTCGGTTTCTGCTTCGGCGGTTGCTGTGCGCTGGATCTGGCGCGTACTGGTGCGCCGGTGAAGGCGGCGGTTTCGTTCCACGGTACGTTGGACTCGCCGAATCCGGCGGATGCCAAAAACATCAAAGGCTCGGTGCTGGTGCTGCATGGCGCGTCCGATCCATTGGTGCCGAAGGAGCAATTGCCGGCTTTCGAAGACGAAATGAATGCGGCGAACGTGGATTGGCAACTGCTGAGCTACGGCGGTGCGGTGCACTCGTTTACTGATCCGCACGCCAATGTGCCGGGCAAGATGATGTACGACGCGAAGACCGCTGCGCGGGCATTCAAGTCGATGCATGACTTGCTGGATGAAGTGTTCAAGGGCTGA
- a CDS encoding DUF2066 domain-containing protein, with protein MRFCKLLVVGCLSVVSLASHAENLKGLYQVRQPVSSQAPEERDRATQAALDTLVLRLTGDPKAPQNPGLAAVRKDPQQIISQFGFDAGPPEVLKIDFDPSSTEQALRRAGLSLWGASRPSILSWWLNDSTEGSSLVGDGQAAAAPLRNAAQHRGLPLRLPLADLSEQLVATAPALEGADPAPLRGASERYNADALLAVHAREEGGQWQAKWHLWLGDQKEAGSVQGADQAAVADAVMLAVSERLAPRFVAKPGASGQQTLEVQGMNLEHYAALLRLLEPFGVRLQSVDGDRIVYRVNGSADQMRAQLSLAKLQELPAEAPAPVAAPQPAVAGATPVAAPAPTPAAPSLRFRW; from the coding sequence ATGCGTTTTTGTAAATTGTTGGTTGTGGGTTGTTTGTCTGTGGTCAGCCTGGCGAGTCATGCCGAAAACCTCAAAGGCCTTTATCAAGTGCGTCAGCCGGTCAGCAGCCAGGCGCCGGAAGAGCGAGATCGCGCCACTCAGGCCGCGCTGGATACGTTGGTGCTGCGCCTGACCGGCGATCCCAAGGCGCCGCAAAATCCGGGGCTGGCGGCAGTTCGCAAGGACCCTCAGCAGATTATCAGTCAGTTCGGTTTTGATGCCGGGCCGCCGGAGGTGCTGAAAATCGACTTCGACCCGAGCAGCACCGAACAGGCATTGCGCCGCGCCGGGTTGTCTTTGTGGGGCGCCAGTCGGCCGTCGATTCTGAGTTGGTGGCTGAACGATTCCACCGAAGGTTCGAGTCTGGTCGGTGATGGTCAGGCTGCCGCCGCGCCATTGCGGAATGCCGCTCAGCATCGCGGACTGCCGCTGCGTTTGCCGCTGGCGGATCTGAGTGAACAGCTTGTTGCCACAGCACCTGCGCTGGAAGGTGCTGATCCGGCGCCGTTGCGCGGTGCGTCCGAGCGCTATAACGCGGACGCCTTGCTGGCGGTGCACGCGCGCGAAGAAGGCGGGCAGTGGCAGGCCAAATGGCACTTGTGGCTGGGCGATCAAAAAGAGGCGGGCAGTGTGCAAGGTGCTGATCAGGCTGCCGTCGCTGACGCAGTGATGCTGGCAGTGTCCGAGCGCCTGGCGCCGCGTTTTGTGGCCAAGCCTGGCGCTTCGGGTCAGCAGACTCTGGAAGTGCAGGGCATGAATCTTGAGCATTACGCCGCGCTGTTGCGGTTACTCGAACCGTTTGGCGTGCGTCTGCAGAGTGTCGATGGCGATCGCATCGTGTATCGGGTCAATGGCAGTGCCGATCAGATGCGCGCGCAGTTGTCGCTGGCGAAGTTGCAGGAGCTGCCGGCTGAAGCGCCAGCCCCGGTGGCCGCGCCGCAGCCTGCGGTGGCAGGTGCAACGCCTGTCGCGGCTCCGGCACCGACACCTGCTGCGCCGTCGTTGCGGTTTCGCTGGTAA
- the purM gene encoding phosphoribosylformylglycinamidine cyclo-ligase, translating to MSKQPSLSYKDAGVDIDAGEALVERIKSVAKRTARPEVMGGLGGFGALCEIPAGYKQPVLVSGTDGVGTKLRLALNLNKHDSIGIDLVAMCVNDLVVCGAEPLFFLDYYATGKLNVDTAAQVVTGIGAGCELSGCSLVGGETAEMPGMYEGEDYDLAGFCVGVVEKSEIIDGSKVATGDALIALPSSGPHSNGYSLIRKIIEVSGADIENTQLDGKPLTDLLMAPTRIYVKPLLKLIKETGAVKAMAHITGGGLLDNIPRVLPKGAQAVVDVASWTRPAVFDWLQEKGNVDETEMHRVLNCGVGMVICVAQEHVEVALNTLRDAGEQPWVIGQIAAAAEGAAQVDLQNLKAH from the coding sequence ATGAGCAAGCAACCCTCCCTGAGCTACAAGGACGCCGGTGTAGACATCGACGCCGGTGAAGCATTGGTCGAACGCATCAAGAGCGTCGCCAAGCGCACTGCGCGTCCGGAAGTCATGGGCGGCCTGGGCGGTTTCGGCGCCCTCTGCGAAATCCCGGCCGGCTACAAGCAACCTGTGCTGGTTTCCGGTACTGACGGCGTCGGCACCAAGCTGCGCCTGGCCCTGAACCTGAACAAGCACGACAGCATCGGCATCGACCTGGTCGCCATGTGCGTCAACGACCTCGTAGTGTGCGGCGCCGAGCCACTGTTCTTCCTCGACTACTACGCCACCGGCAAACTCAACGTCGACACCGCTGCCCAGGTTGTAACCGGTATCGGCGCTGGCTGTGAACTGTCCGGTTGCTCGCTGGTCGGCGGCGAAACCGCTGAAATGCCAGGCATGTACGAAGGCGAAGACTACGACCTGGCCGGCTTCTGCGTCGGCGTCGTGGAAAAATCGGAAATCATCGACGGCTCGAAAGTCGCCACCGGTGACGCCCTGATCGCCCTGCCATCGTCCGGCCCGCACTCTAACGGCTACTCGCTGATCCGCAAGATCATCGAAGTCTCCGGCGCCGACATCGAAAACACCCAGCTCGACGGCAAACCGCTGACCGATCTGCTGATGGCCCCAACCCGCATCTACGTGAAGCCGCTGCTCAAGCTGATCAAAGAAACCGGCGCCGTCAAAGCCATGGCCCACATCACCGGTGGCGGCCTGCTCGACAACATCCCGCGCGTTCTGCCAAAAGGCGCTCAGGCCGTGGTTGATGTGGCCAGCTGGACTCGACCTGCCGTCTTCGACTGGCTGCAAGAGAAAGGCAACGTTGACGAGACCGAAATGCACCGCGTTCTGAACTGCGGCGTCGGCATGGTTATCTGCGTGGCTCAGGAGCACGTTGAAGTGGCCCTGAACACCCTGCGTGACGCCGGCGAACAGCCTTGGGTCATCGGCCAGATCGCTGCCGCTGCCGAAGGCGCTGCTCAGGTTGATCTGCAGAACCTTAAGGCTCATTAA
- a CDS encoding amidohydrolase family protein translates to MPTCRRLLVSLYRLSLACLLVFAGTASAREYTYSDAHLHYVDFFQETAGMAKLLTAMKENSIEHVMISGIPVAKKWHEDEPKRPRYYAGDDADAYWYSATDVIVADAVQKLTPEQRPYFHPFLSGFNPNDKNSAAHIQRMLDLYPGLWQGIGEVFTRHDDLTALTSGDTPRANNEAMTKIYHLAAENDLPVMLHSNITSKREKNPLYLKEVEEPLRNHPHTRFIWAHAGTSAEIHRHQTQLDFLLPTLTRMLEAYPNLFIDLSWSMLTPYLLDEQGQPRPEWLALVRRHPERFMIGSDVVGRFNKLGREMHSFKPFLDALPEDVARKVAKDNFLAILPRTELKSDKTTLNR, encoded by the coding sequence ATGCCTACCTGTCGGAGATTACTTGTGTCCCTGTATCGTTTGAGTCTCGCCTGCCTTCTGGTGTTTGCCGGCACCGCCAGCGCCCGTGAATACACCTACAGCGACGCGCACTTGCACTACGTGGATTTTTTCCAGGAAACCGCCGGCATGGCGAAACTGCTGACGGCGATGAAAGAAAATTCCATCGAGCACGTGATGATTTCCGGGATACCCGTTGCGAAGAAGTGGCACGAGGACGAGCCCAAGCGTCCGCGCTATTACGCCGGCGATGACGCCGATGCTTATTGGTACAGCGCCACCGATGTGATCGTCGCCGATGCGGTTCAAAAACTGACGCCTGAGCAGCGTCCGTACTTTCATCCGTTTCTCTCCGGCTTCAACCCCAACGACAAAAACTCTGCCGCGCACATTCAACGCATGCTCGACCTGTACCCGGGGCTGTGGCAGGGCATTGGCGAAGTGTTTACCCGCCATGATGACCTCACTGCGCTGACCTCTGGTGATACGCCGCGCGCCAATAACGAGGCGATGACCAAGATCTATCATCTGGCGGCGGAAAATGATCTGCCGGTGATGCTGCATTCCAACATCACTTCCAAGCGTGAGAAAAATCCGTTGTACCTGAAGGAAGTCGAAGAGCCGCTGCGTAATCACCCGCACACACGGTTCATCTGGGCCCACGCGGGCACCAGCGCGGAAATCCATCGGCATCAAACGCAGCTGGATTTTCTCCTGCCGACCCTCACGCGCATGCTTGAGGCGTATCCGAATCTGTTTATCGACTTGTCGTGGAGCATGCTCACCCCCTATCTGCTGGACGAGCAGGGTCAGCCGCGTCCGGAATGGCTGGCGCTGGTTAGGCGTCACCCTGAGCGCTTCATGATCGGTTCCGATGTTGTCGGGCGGTTCAACAAGCTCGGCCGGGAAATGCACAGCTTTAAGCCCTTTCTTGATGCGTTGCCGGAAGACGTCGCGCGGAAAGTAGCGAAAGATAACTTCCTGGCGATCTTGCCGCGAACGGAGCTTAAGTCCGACAAAACAACGCTGAATCGTTAA